One region of Flavobacterium sp. KACC 22763 genomic DNA includes:
- a CDS encoding alpha/beta hydrolase, with translation MNTDILTDGVPLNEAKKALIMIHGRGASAHDILSIAKHLKVEDFALVAPQAENRTWYPYSFLAPLNENEPSFSKSLDAIHQVVVAIQQNGIEKENIYFLGFSQGACLALEFTTRNAAKYGGIVAFTGGLIGDKVYENHYSGNFENTPVFIGTSDPDFHVPVERVNDTEALMEKMGADVTKKIYPNMGHTISQDEVDCANALIFNKK, from the coding sequence ATGAATACAGACATATTAACAGACGGAGTTCCTTTAAATGAAGCTAAAAAAGCTCTTATTATGATTCACGGACGCGGTGCGAGTGCTCATGATATTCTTTCTATTGCCAAACATCTTAAAGTTGAAGATTTTGCATTGGTTGCTCCTCAGGCAGAAAATAGAACTTGGTATCCATATTCGTTTCTGGCTCCGTTAAACGAAAACGAACCTTCATTTTCAAAATCTTTAGATGCAATTCATCAGGTTGTTGTCGCTATTCAACAAAACGGAATTGAGAAAGAAAATATCTATTTCTTAGGCTTTTCTCAAGGAGCTTGTCTTGCTTTGGAATTTACGACCCGAAATGCAGCAAAATATGGCGGAATCGTAGCTTTTACAGGCGGACTTATTGGTGATAAGGTGTATGAAAATCACTATTCTGGAAACTTTGAAAATACGCCTGTTTTTATTGGAACAAGCGATCCTGATTTTCATGTTCCTGTAGAAAGAGTAAATGATACCGAAGCGCTTATGGAAAAAATGGGTGCAGACGTAACTAAAAAAATCTATCCAAACATGGGACATACCATCAGTCAAGATGAAGTAGATTGCGCAAATGCATTGATTTTCAATAAAAAATAA
- a CDS encoding GNAT family N-acetyltransferase → METIKLELDEKKHGAFNLYVDDKKLGEMTVSIKPDLLTVYHTGVEPEGEGKGYAKKLLEEMVSYVRANNLKVLPLCPYVHAQFKRHPDEYEDIWEK, encoded by the coding sequence ATGGAAACAATAAAATTAGAATTAGACGAAAAAAAACACGGTGCTTTTAATCTCTATGTCGATGATAAAAAACTGGGCGAAATGACAGTAAGCATCAAACCTGATCTATTGACAGTTTATCACACTGGAGTTGAGCCGGAAGGAGAAGGAAAAGGTTATGCAAAGAAGCTTTTAGAAGAAATGGTGTCGTACGTTCGTGCCAACAATTTAAAAGTTTTACCCCTTTGTCCTTATGTACACGCGCAATTCAAAAGGCATCCAGATGAATATGAAGATATTTGGGAGAAATAG
- a CDS encoding YoaK family protein — protein sequence MEIKQNNIWYVTLLLTIIAGYCDTVTFVAADSIFSAHVTGNFIVFAYQIIKGSDLHAWIKLLTFPIFIIAVITGGRIALKATNRYTILFWEGIILVLSGIASYVFGYLQNFEEWTMYTVAMTTVFAMGLQNAFGKLYAKETHGPTTMMTGNVTQASLDLGNLLKNGFKDAEVLLSFKKQLVTLIGFLVGCFLGAVAGKFFGLGTLILPGTAMIICYLYHRDSQ from the coding sequence ATGGAAATAAAACAAAACAATATTTGGTACGTAACCCTGCTTCTGACAATCATAGCAGGGTATTGCGATACCGTAACCTTTGTCGCTGCCGATTCGATCTTTTCGGCTCATGTTACGGGCAACTTTATCGTATTTGCTTACCAGATTATCAAAGGCTCAGACCTACATGCGTGGATAAAACTGCTTACTTTTCCCATTTTTATTATTGCAGTCATTACGGGAGGAAGAATCGCATTAAAAGCCACTAATCGCTACACTATTTTATTTTGGGAAGGCATAATACTGGTTTTAAGCGGCATTGCTTCTTATGTTTTCGGTTATCTTCAGAATTTCGAAGAATGGACGATGTACACTGTTGCCATGACGACTGTATTTGCAATGGGACTTCAGAATGCTTTTGGAAAGCTTTACGCTAAAGAAACGCACGGCCCGACAACTATGATGACAGGAAATGTAACTCAGGCTTCTCTCGATTTAGGAAATCTTCTAAAAAACGGATTTAAAGACGCTGAAGTTTTATTAAGTTTTAAAAAGCAATTAGTTACTCTAATCGGATTTCTTGTCGGATGTTTTCTTGGAGCTGTTGCAGGAAAGTTTTTCGGATTAGGGACTTTAATTCTTCCAGGAACTGCTATGATCATTTGCTATTTATACCATCGAGATAGCCAGTAA
- a CDS encoding Dps family protein: MKANIGIKQENISKIVEILTKVLADEFILYTKTKRAHWNVEGPDFYNKHIFFEQQYDAIDEIVDTVAERIRSLGHYTPATLKDFLALTHLTEELQEKNNSNGFIKELLLDHESIIIYLRENINLIANDLQDAGTSDFITGLVENHEKMAWMLRAHLN, from the coding sequence ATGAAAGCAAACATCGGAATCAAACAAGAGAACATCTCAAAAATCGTAGAAATTTTGACTAAAGTTCTTGCAGACGAATTTATACTTTACACCAAAACAAAAAGAGCACACTGGAACGTTGAAGGTCCTGATTTTTATAACAAACATATTTTCTTCGAACAGCAATATGATGCCATTGACGAAATTGTAGATACTGTTGCAGAAAGAATCCGTTCTCTAGGTCATTATACTCCTGCAACTTTAAAAGATTTCTTAGCTTTAACACATCTTACTGAAGAATTACAGGAGAAAAATAACAGTAATGGTTTTATTAAAGAATTACTTCTAGATCACGAAAGCATTATTATTTATCTTCGAGAAAACATCAATCTAATTGCTAACGATCTTCAAGATGCAGGAACAAGCGATTTTATTACAGGCCTTGTAGAAAATCATGAAAAAATGGCGTGGATGCTTCGCGCTCATTTAAACTAA
- a CDS encoding DoxX family protein: MIDIIKQILYSDLGTSFNNAALLVFRVLLAIELFRVHGMKKFRVEDGQKEHVPNPLHLPEKLNGLVATFSDTVIPFFIILGLGTRLAVLPTIGVTAIGYFVVHKNDSLEVRDVPYMYTLSLLLLLALGAGTYSLDYYLITFLNN; encoded by the coding sequence ATGATCGATATTATAAAACAAATCCTTTATTCCGATTTAGGAACATCATTCAACAATGCAGCGCTTTTAGTTTTTAGAGTTCTGCTAGCCATTGAATTATTCAGAGTACACGGAATGAAGAAATTCAGAGTCGAAGACGGACAAAAAGAACATGTCCCGAATCCGCTGCATTTACCTGAAAAACTAAATGGTTTAGTTGCGACGTTTTCAGATACTGTAATTCCATTTTTCATTATTCTGGGACTTGGAACAAGGCTCGCTGTCTTGCCTACAATTGGTGTAACGGCAATTGGCTATTTTGTGGTTCACAAAAACGATTCGCTCGAAGTGCGCGATGTGCCATACATGTACACTTTATCCTTATTACTGCTTCTTGCCCTTGGCGCAGGAACGTATTCACTTGATTATTATTTAATAACGTTTCTAAACAATTGA